The stretch of DNA TTGAGGCGATAGAGGCGATTCGCCGCGGCGATCCGGGCGCGCGCATCATCGTGCTGACCACATTTTCGGGCGACGGGCGCGCGATCAAGGCCCTGCGCGCCGGCGCCATGGGCTATCTGCTCAAGGCCAGCCTGCGCAAGGAGCTGCTCGATGCGATCCGCTCGGTGTTCAACGGCGGCAAGCATCTGGACGCGCAGGTGGCGACCGCCATTGCGCTGCATGTGCTGGACGATGATCTGACCGAGCGCGAACTGGCGGTGCTGACACTGGCGGCGGCGGGCAATTCGAACAAGCAGATCGCCGCGCGCATCGGCCTGTCGGAGGAAACCGTCAAAGGCCATATGAAACAGGCCTTTGCCAAGCTGGGCGCGGCCGACCGCACCCATGCGGTGACCATTGCGGCCAAGCGGGGCCTGATCGAAATTTGAAGTCCCACCGCGCGGTGTCATCCAGCGGCCAATCATGTCAAACCTGTGCAAGACGCGAACCGGTGCGGACACCTAGTCTGCGCCGCGTTCGGTTCTGGCCGCTTTTATGGGCGGCGGATCGTTCATTCGAAAAAATCGAACAAACTGTCCGATCTTATCTCACTTACCTGAAGTCACCAACCGGCATAACTTGCCCTCACAGCAACGATGCTGGCCCAACAAAGGATCCCCCCGATGACCATCACCGCCACCGCCACCCCCGGCAAGTCCTTGATTTCGCCCAAGGATCACACGCTGGTCCTGATCGATTTCCAGTCGCAGATGGCCTTTGCCACCAAGTCGATCGCCACCGAAGTGCTGCGCAGCAATGCCGCGCTGGTCGCCAATGCCGCCGCCTCGTTTGGCGTCTCCACCATCCTGACCACGGTGGCCGAAAAGAGCTTTTCCGGCCCGATGTTCAACGAAATCACCGATGCCTTCCCCGGCCAGCCCCTGCTCGACCGCACCAGCATGAACACCTGGGAAGATGCCGCCGTGATCGAGGAAGTGAACCGCATCGGCAAGGAGCGCATTATCTTTGCAGGGCTGTGGACCAGCGTCTGCATCGTCGGCCCGGTGGCCTCGGCCATCGATCAGGGCTTTGACGTTTACTTCATCGCCGATGCCTGCGGCGACATTTCGGCCGAGGCCCATGAACGCGCCGTCCAGCGCATGATCCAGCTGGGCGCCAAGCCGATGACCTCGCTGCAGTACATGCTTGAGCTTCAGCGCGATTGGGCGCGGGCCGAAACCTATGACAGCACCACCGGCATCGCCCGCCAGTGGGGCGGCGCTTACGGCCTGGGCATCACCTATGCCAAGACGATGTTCGGCGCGTCCGAAGGCGGACACTAAGCCGACCGGGACCGGCCTGCGGCGCACTCCGCCCAATCCCCCCCAAGACGCAGGCCGGTCCCGACTTTTCCCTCTTGGGCTCAGGAGTTCTCCTTCATGAAACTCTATCTCCTCTCGGTGGGCGCCGGATTGCTGGTGGGCGTGATCTACAGCCTGCTGGGCGTGCGTTCGCCCGCGCCGCCGATCATCGCGCTGGTGGGCCT from Novosphingobium humi encodes:
- a CDS encoding response regulator transcription factor, coding for MPFHAPDGLYAPRAARPPISVMLVDDHLLLREGVRAVIGTQPDITIAGEAEDGAQAIALYPRLRPDVVLMDLQMPDMSGVEAIEAIRRGDPGARIIVLTTFSGDGRAIKALRAGAMGYLLKASLRKELLDAIRSVFNGGKHLDAQVATAIALHVLDDDLTERELAVLTLAAAGNSNKQIAARIGLSEETVKGHMKQAFAKLGAADRTHAVTIAAKRGLIEI
- a CDS encoding hydrolase; amino-acid sequence: MTITATATPGKSLISPKDHTLVLIDFQSQMAFATKSIATEVLRSNAALVANAAASFGVSTILTTVAEKSFSGPMFNEITDAFPGQPLLDRTSMNTWEDAAVIEEVNRIGKERIIFAGLWTSVCIVGPVASAIDQGFDVYFIADACGDISAEAHERAVQRMIQLGAKPMTSLQYMLELQRDWARAETYDSTTGIARQWGGAYGLGITYAKTMFGASEGGH